TGTCGGTTACGGCCTCGGGCTGTCGCCCGAAGCCGTCGTCGAGGGGCTGAACGGGCACCGGCCGGTGCCGCAACGCATGGAGACCCTGTCGCTTCCGGACGGCACGATCATCATCAACGATACCTACAACGCCAATCCCGTTTCCGTGATGGAAGCGGTGCGGACGGCCGTGCAGGTGGCGGGGAAACGCCCCGTGGTCGTGGTGCTCGGAGAAATGAGGGAATTGGGACCACAGTCGCCGCAATATCACCGAAGGGTCGGGAGGCGGATCGGGGGCTTGGGGCTGAGTCGCCTCATCACCCAGGGGCCGCTCGCACAGGAGATCTCCAGAGGAGCCAGGGAAGTGGGTTTTCCGGCATATAGGTGCTGCCACGTGGAAAATCATGAAGAGGCCGTGGCGGAACTGCTCCATCACTGGTATCCCGGTGCCTGGATTTTGCTCAAAGGTTCACGGGGAATGCGGATGGAGCGGGTGCTTGAAGCGATCCTTCAGAGGATGGGGCCGCCCGGCCGCCCCGCCGGGGAAGAAGAGAGCGCATGAAAGGAACGACCCCTTCGTCGGCGGCGCCACGGTCGGCCGAATCCCCTTCAGCCGCGTTCGCGCGTACCTTGGTGGTCGGGCTTGGTGTCTCGGGCCGAGCGGTCTGTGAGCTGCTTTGCCTGCGCGGCGTGGAGGTGACCGGGACGGATCTGGCGCCGGAGGCGACGCTCCGGAACCTGCTGGTTCCGCTGGAATCGCTGGGATGCCGGTTTCACCTGGGATCTCACCGGGAGGAAGACTTCCTTTCGGTGGACCAGATCGTGGTGAGCCCCGGCGTGCCGTTGGGCCTTCCGCCGCTTCAAGCGGCCGCGGAGCGGGGCATCGAGATTGTGGGCGAAATGGAATGGGCCTGGCGGCAGACGGACGTTCCCACCGTGGCCGTCACAGGAACCAACGGAAAGACGACCACCACGCACCTGGTGGGAGAGTTGCTCCGGGCTTCGGGCAAACGTGTTTTCGTCGGGGGAAACATCGGCGTTCCCCTGACCCGCTGGCTGCTGGACCGGGAAAGGCGGGCGCGCTCGGAAGAGAACTTCGAGACCGTTCCGGGAATCGACGCGGAACTTCTGGTGTTGGAAGTGAGCAGCTTTCAGCTGGATACGGCCCGCACCTTCGCCCCCGACATCGCGGTGCTTCTCAACGTGACCGAAGACCACCTGGACCGTTACGAAAGCTTCGCCCATTATGCGGATTCCAAGTTTTCCATCTTTTCGCGGCAGTCCAAGAACCAGGTGGGGATTCTGAACGGTGACGATCCCGTCTGTCGTGAAGGAATCGACCGGGTTCCGGGGCGCCGGTTCATTTTCTCACGGAAGGATCCTAGGGCCGACGCCTTCGTGCGGGACCGCCGGGTCCGGATTTCCTTGCCGGGCAGGGACTCCTTTTGCCTGGACTTGAGCGCCTGCCCCCTCCAGGGGATCCACAATGAACAAAACATACTGGCGGCGGCGCTAGCCGCCGCCTGTGCCGGTGGGAGCCCCGCCGCCATGCAGGACCGCCTGAACAACGTTCGGCCCATGCCTCACCGGATGGAATCCGTCAGAATGTGGCGCGGCGTCGAGTTCGTAAACGATTCCAAGGGAACCAACGTGGGGGCCGTTGTGAAGGCGCTGGAAAATTTCCATCGACCGGTATGGCTCCTCATGGGCGGCAGGGACAAGCTGGGATCGTACGAACCGCTTCGGAGGCCGATGGAA
This is a stretch of genomic DNA from Desulfoglaeba alkanexedens ALDC. It encodes these proteins:
- the murD gene encoding UDP-N-acetylmuramoyl-L-alanine--D-glutamate ligase, translated to MKGTTPSSAAPRSAESPSAAFARTLVVGLGVSGRAVCELLCLRGVEVTGTDLAPEATLRNLLVPLESLGCRFHLGSHREEDFLSVDQIVVSPGVPLGLPPLQAAAERGIEIVGEMEWAWRQTDVPTVAVTGTNGKTTTTHLVGELLRASGKRVFVGGNIGVPLTRWLLDRERRARSEENFETVPGIDAELLVLEVSSFQLDTARTFAPDIAVLLNVTEDHLDRYESFAHYADSKFSIFSRQSKNQVGILNGDDPVCREGIDRVPGRRFIFSRKDPRADAFVRDRRVRISLPGRDSFCLDLSACPLQGIHNEQNILAAALAAACAGGSPAAMQDRLNNVRPMPHRMESVRMWRGVEFVNDSKGTNVGAVVKALENFHRPVWLLMGGRDKLGSYEPLRRPMEAKVRGVLAFGEAGPRIAKAVGNWVAAAVYEGLEEAFRAAAAGAKPGDVVLLSPACSSFDQYRSYGERGDHFKALVWALPDESEGSGIAGDGPPAGAACCQDSPRSGANGLRGV